AGGAGCGGCACGTCTCGCGACGTGCCATATGGTGCTGCTATTTATAGGTCAAAAGTATGAACGTGATCATGCCACGTGGGATCAGATATACTATTGAGGATCCAACGGTAAATAACCCACCCGGATCAAAATTGACTATTTAATAATATCTAGATCATGTTAAATCTATGCTAGcttttattttcaattttttcTGTAATTAACCATATGAATCTGTTGAGTAgttaataaataacatatataataatTTATGTTGTGAGATAGATATACagaattaaaaaagaaatttttatccataaaatatcatgagaataaattgagagaaaattatttaatatagtaTGTGTATATGCTCGAGAAACTTTTGGAtgtgaaattaaaaataaaataaaatgattaatatGATGATCTTAAAAAGATTTTAGTAAGAACTATATGTAAAGATTTAAGTATTCTgaacttaattaaatatataaatttttatatatcttaATAACAGTGAAAAAATTATGTAATCAATCCTAAATAATTATAACCTATGATTTTATTACTATTAGAATCAACTTACTATAGATTATATCGATTTAGTTCAGAAATGCTATAAGTGATGACACGAGTCACGATGTCAATCAGGATGGCAAAGATGAAAAAGGAAGGACATtatcatatttcaaaatttttgatatattataatctaatataatatttcttaaaataaatatataaaaacaatctatttctttgtaatgtcaaAAGAAAACACAATACCCATATGTTGAAAGGTATATTCTTTCTAGCACTATCGTATCCCATCAAATACGCTAATTATGTATCACATTATCATCAACTTTTTTGTTAAATTTGGGGGAATTTGgtgacatgaatttttaattaaatttggtAGACAATCATCtcttaaccataataattatatatatatatatatatattataaaaaatttgattaGTATGATCCATGATTTAAGGTTATATGGGAAGAACTAAGGTTATATGGTAGAATAAACCTTTTTTAGTTTCATTtcctttcattcaaaaaaaaaaaatttatgagtcTTAGTAATTTTATCAATTTCACTATGAATATGTATATCCATATATGTATTGATATATGAATTAAAAAAGTTCCCAGTATTTCTCAATATCATATTGTTTCTAAAACAAAgatgaagaattctataatcaaaatattttctatccagatttttatgggtatcaataaaatatttttattttagataattatcaatagtcatatttagcaatacataaaatgATTAGGGTTTTAGTGTTGAAattatatgaaatttttttattcattgtaATTTTAGTCCATAAATACATGAGTTtttactatccccataatttatacattcatgcaataaaagattatctatatagtgtttttaaaatattttttttgactcATCAATAAatctattatataaatttttttttatggattaattgatctttttctttttatgcaaagaaattttcattgattctttattttgaatagtacaatGTTGATTGACTttatttcatctttttttttttactaatggaGACCAACTAAGATAAATTATATTAACAATgatcctttagcaagtttttttctttttttttcatttcagacttattaatttttttatgccttgatttggaatcaaatattcatcgtatcattatatatatactcTCATTCCAACTAAGTAGATTAGATAGATACTGAATTAGTCATGGGATTTGTTATTTATTAATGTATAATTGATTTAATCTCGACATTAATTTAAGATCAAGTAAGATCTAGATAAAGATGAAAAAGAGTAGTTAATCAATTCTTTCATATTTAGATAAAAGCTTCACACTCATTTAGTATTTCTTGAAGTGTAAGGTTCATAAAATAGTGGGACTTCGTGTATCAATATATGTACTAAGTCTCGAAAAAAAGCTTTAAAAAGATTGAAAAATATAAGCTCTTATTTGGGATGGTTAAAATAAAATTCAAAGGAATACTTCCATGCTATTTTATGAGTTACAAGTTATCTTTGACTAATAGTTGTTGTGGATACCCTCAGCAAACGATTTAGAGCACCGTGTGAAGTTATTCGATCATCGTACAACAGATTGACTCTATTCAGTTTCGTTTTATCTATTGAGAAGTAAACCACCCCGTTGACTTCCTTACTCATCTTTGTAAGTTCGAGAAAATCTTGATGCCTTCTTCAAATTTTTTGACCCAACTATGAAAGTTGATTGAAGCTAATGCGTCAAAAGAGGAAATATCAACAATTTAAAGTAATTCCTATTCTATGATGTTTTGTtcaaggattttattttttattattatcattgtatCTATCATGAAACTAGCTATTAGTCTTGGATGAGCTATGTATTAAATGCTCCTCCCTCATTTGGGATAGTGAGGTGTGACATTTACACATTCTaatcattattattttaatacACTTATATTCCtttcatgcatatatatatatatatatatatatatatatatatatatatatatatatatatatatatatatatatatatatattagctctGTATTAGGTAATAATGACCCTATACTTAGGGGGTATGGAATGGTATTACCCATAAATAAGTCCATTATTtatactaaaaaatattataaatcttatcttcgtgataaatattttgtttgTTCATTCTAAGATCAACATAACCAAACTAGGTTAAAATTGAAATAAAACTGGTTCGATAGTTCACCGATTCCAAATCGAATCGAAATCACGATTCGATTCTGATTCCTaagtttgaaaaattaaaatcattagtTTCGAAAACTAATGGTTCAAGAACTAAAATTGACGGTTCTATAatcttaaattatattttataattcaaaaatagatttatattttttaaaatattttaagaattttaactaaaaataattaaaaattgatGGTTCCAATCGAAATCAAGTTACTACTTGGTCGATTCTGATCCTTGATCTTACGGAATCAAAACCATCGATTTCAGAGTTACGATTAGGGCAACATGAGAGAGGAGGAGAGATGATGAGAagtagcagaagaagaagatggaagaTGGACTTCATTAATACTGCCATCTTCCATTGGCagcaatgatataaatagatttgaatgtatataaataaaaaaaattgaatcgGATgtctcaataaaaaaaataaaaataaattttatacacATATTTAGTTAAATAAGAgtcatttgaatcaacttgatatATTTCTATAATAATAAGTCATAAAGTTTTACCTATTTTGGATCGATTATATTTTTAGCCTAAAGTGCAACTTAACATCTTTTGTTAAATAAAgagtaattaaattttatttatattttttggtaAAAtcgtattaaattttatttattatttatttatttttttttaaaaaaaaatgtaattataaaatattttctgtAAATTTATacattaataataaaaattttggtAACCTTACGTCCCATCTCGCCCCACTTGACCACAAACCACCACCACCGCCTGCTTCTATCCTTCTATCTTCTGGTCTCGCTCTCTCTGGGACCAAAGTCGAACACCTGGACTCGGGAAGCATGTCTCTCCTCCCTACACCTCCTCATTCCACTCTCACCGTCACCTCCACCGTCCCCGCCTCCACCACCTCTCTCGCCGCCCCCCGCCCCGCCGTCATTCTTCCCGTTGACCTCTCTCTTCCTCCCTATCTGAGCATGATTACGTGCTGTCTTTTGTTGACTTGTTTCATGGACCGCAGGGACTGGGGAACAACACCGGGGACTACAAGGACCTTGTGTCGACGCTTAGGGAGGTGTACGGCGTGCCGTCGGTGGTCACCAAGGTCTCTCGCGTCGACTGGCTCCGCAACGCCGCCGGATTGCTCGACCCCAACTACTGGAGGGGCACCCTCCGCCCGCGGCCCGTCCTCGACTGGTACCGCGCCGTTGGGTCCGATCAATGCAACAGCCGACCGGTGGTCGAGAGCTCTTGGCTTGTTTCTTGCGGTCTCTTTGTCCACTTATTAGCTCTTCGTTGTCAGGTACCTTGAGAGAGTCGACGAGGCCGTGGCCGAGGCTAAGCAGCTCTTGGCAGATGGTAATCTCCTCAGGCGTTTGATTGAACTGAAACTGTTTGATAGATTTCCTGTGCCATTGTAGGACATTccgacttgttctttcttagcaaGATCAAATCTTTCCGTCTTCGAGTGATCAGGAACTGATATGTGTGCTATACTTGAAATTTCTGGTGGAAAGATCCACATAATGTGTAGCTAGAAAGTTGGTTGTCCTAAAATCTTGGTAGATTTTGTTTCGATTCAGGCTAAATTGATCTCGTTTCCTTCGCGGTTTTCTTAGATTGGATGTTTGGTGGCTCGTGCCCTCACCGATTGGTTGTTGCTAAGAAGCCTTGCATTAGAATTCAAAGTTGAAAGTTAATGCCTTGCATTAGATTGTTGTGGAAGTCATCACGGAAAGTGTGCTGCAGTGTGAACTACTGCTGACAAGCTTCATCCAATGTAGCAATAGAGTTGCTTTCTCCAAGATAAATGAATGGTTGATTTACTCGCAATAGACTAAACTGCTCTGTTTTCCTTTACAAGTTGAGCATTGTTGTTAATAAGCTTGGTTTTGCACTTTTCACTTTCCATGTTTTGGTTTGGGACAATGAGATGTGAAACTTCGTTTTTAACTCTATGCAGATGGGAAGATATCGCTTATAGGTCATTCGGCAGGAGGATGGCTTGCGCGTTTGTACTTGGAAGAATTTGGGGCATCTAACATCTCCTTGCTTCTAACTCTTGGATCCCCTCACTCGTATGGTTTCTGTGGTTCCTTTACTACTTTCATCATTTTTTGATCACTGATATAAAACAATTTACCATATGATAGTATTGACATGTACATATTTTGCATCAATTAGCTTAGAATGACAACGTTGTGGAAATTGGTTTTCGCCCAAGCGATTCATCGAGCGAATGTAAAATTTGACTTTCAATTAAGCTCAGACTCACTGAAATTACTGTAATCACACCTGTAGTATATGAATCCAGGTACTCGAGGGATACAAATCTCATGATGAATTTCTAGggcttttgtttctctttttggTGATTCCTCATCTACTTGATCAACCAATCGTCTGATATTTTCAGGGCACCACCGAAGGGTTTGCCTGGAGTCATCGATCAAACCAGAGGCCTGCTGGATTATGTTGACAAAAACTGTGCACCTGCTGTTTATACACCAGAACTAAAATACATATGTTTCGCCGGAAGGTACTTTTATCAGTGTTGCACAAATTCAACAATAAGATTTGGCATGCAATTATTAATTTGAATACTTGGTCTCCTGTTGCATATATTCTGCTGCACATATACACATTTGACAATAAGCAAGCTGAGCATTCTAGTGTGTCAGTCTTAGCAGTGTCATATGCACACTATGGCATTACATAATTTTAGATTTAAGCTGATAGCTGGTATTGATCAGATTCATATTTTGAAGATGTTTGCTTTATTGGATAAGGCATGAGTAATATGTGATACCACCAAAAAGAGTCCAACATATGGTATGTTATGTATTATGTCATATTACATTGGGCAACTCTCTTGAGAAGGATTTGAAACATGAAAGTTCTAACTTCCACTTGAATCTTTGTTCGATAATCAACTATACAGCGACAGATAATTGGATGGGAGAGAAACAAGTAACGATAGCAAGGCTGCATATTACACAGAGTCTAACCTGACTCGCTACTTTTCCAGGTATATCCGAGGAGCTCGACTGGTTGGCAATTCCAAGGACACTTCCAGTAATTTGAATCCAGTTGATGAGGAGCCAAATGATTCTGAGTTGATCAAAGATAATGGCAACAAGAAGTCACTCTCAGCTACCCCCAATTTACGCGCTCGCTTTATCGGTCAAGGTTATAAGCAGGTATAAGGATATTCATTTGAACGGCAGATATGTGATGTTGCATGCATATAAGTCAGAGGATCCATCATGGTTTGGAAGCTGTAATTTCTTTATGATATCGGGAATGACCAGTAGACTATGTTAGCTAGTAGCATCAATTACGGCAACCATTAACAGATTGCTGTCTTTGCTTACCATGTTCTGATTTCATGGTCAGTCAAGAAAACCAGACTCTTTCAATTAAGTTGATTACCTTTGTGGAAAAGAAGTTTAGATTCAGGTTTTCTTTTTTGTGAAAAAATGCTTCCACCAAGATAGTTTCAAACTAATGGCAGGCATCCTGTTTGCAGGTGTGTGGAGAAGCTGATGTTTGGGGAGATGGTGTTGTTCCTGAAGTGTCTGCGCATTTAGAAGGTGCACTAAATATCAGCTTGGATGGTGTGTATCACTCTCCGGTGGGATCTGATGACACAACGAGGCCTTGGTATGGTTCTCCATCTGTGCTTGAGAAATGGGCACATCACCTTTTGACTTAATTACTTGATTGGAGAAAGAATAGGAAGAAACTGTTCTTCCTAGCAATATTTGTTACATGAAGATTTTTCTCCATTGCAATATTCAGTTACGTATCAGAGAGCTTTCACTATCTTCAAAAGTTGAAGGACCATTTACAAATATATCTCCTCTCCTTAGAAATTCCAAGGCTTGTGTAGTGCCACTCAATTAGAATCAACTTTTGATCATGGGATTCTAATATTTAGATGATGATGTCTCGACTTAGGTGTGATGCATCACAGTTCGGTTCAAGTTCGATTGGAATCAAAGAACTGACCAAAAACCAGGTCAATAGTTCGATCCAAAATACACGGTTCGGTTTCAAATCAAATCGAACCGTAACCGATATCGATTCTTACATGGTTTAAGCTTAGATATCATACAAGTTTAGGAAACTAAAATAATTAACTTACACAAATCCCTCAGTGGTACCATTTGCATTTCAAATGGCATCAAATTCTAGCATCTGGCAGAAGACTGACATGACCCTGTGAAATCAAGTCTGCAAACATGTCTATCTCGATGTAATTTGGAAAGACAAAAGTCTAAAGCTAAAATGGTATCAAGCTTCGATGATCCAAAAACATATCAATATCCGAGAAAAGATGAACCAAAGGATGATAACCACATTACGGAAAAGCCAAATCGTTCATGGAGATGGCGgagagttcaaaataaaaaacacTGCCAATGATATCCTGATTACTCGTTATGTGATACCAAAACAACGAGCAAAACACAAACATGAAAACACCAATATGACTCCGTTGATTTCAGTTAGGCTTGAGGAAATGAGGAGCAATCAGCTTCGATATTTCCAACATTCCAACTTTGTCTCTTCCATCAAATATACTCTTCAGCTTAAAGTCACACTGAATCTCCCTCTTGTTTGATGGGTTCtgcatttgaattacaaatgtaaTCAGCAAAGAACAAATTTCAAGAACCAGACTGCTGGCTATACACATGCAAAATCTATTAACATCGTATATATGTTTAATCAACAGCAATCGCACAACCGCGTTGCACATCTCTTAGGTATATCACATGAATACTATGGAAAGATCTCATATCAAAAGGTCTTTAGCCTTTTGTGTAATCTGTGCATCAAGAAGAGCATGATTGGAATGTCAGCTCAGAGAACACTTCAAttgacttatcaaaaaaaaaaaaacatttcaaTTAGCCACAGGCTTTCCTTTAAAGAATCACCTTACCCAATCAACAAACTAGTAGAAtaatttagtaccaataattatAATTCTGTTGTATATGAGAGATAATGCAGCTTTTGCTAGTGGAGAAGAAAAAAATAGACAAACTAATATTGCAAATACTCTTTTCTAAGGAGTAATCCCTCCAAATTGGCTTAAATGCAACAAAATGAGCATAAACATTTCCTAATTTCAGGTAATGTAATGAATTGTTACTTCTTGTGAAGATCTTCTATAGGGATCTAAATACATCATTTTTCCATCATAGAGAGAAGGAAGCTCAGTGATATATTCTTATGTTTTGGACAACAGGGAAAGCTGATGGCAATTTTTAGAGAAACCCCAGTCACATCATCCAGATATTAAAGTCTCTATCTGATGCAGATCAGTGTCAACTGCTTTTGAGAGAATGTTCAATAAGATCCACACACTATCATCATTTCTCTTATTTCTTCCCTAGCAGGAGGAAAAGAACTATCGGATGCCAATTTCAGGATTGTCTTAAAATTTGAATATGTGATACTTAATAGAAGCAGGACTCCTTAGCAGAAACAAAAAGATCACCACCTGTTTGTTTTCCTATCCAGATTTTAGACAGCAGATGAGAAGGTATAATAGTTACTACCGCAACCAAGAACAGGAAAATAGCAGGGTATCGAACTAAGTGAATACTAATTCGAGAGAGAACCAAATATATCTTGCACTAAccataaaccctaaacccctaaaccctaaatcACAGAAGAATCGGGACTTAGGTAATTCAAAGCACGAAGGGATTACGACCTGAAGCTGGTTGAGCTTGATGTGATCCCATATCTTTTTGATGGCCCCGGTACGCGAGATCTCTGAGGCACCGACGAACTTTTCCATGGCCCGGGAGACGGGGAGCGGCTTGAGGATGCCGGCGGTCGCTTTGCCGGCCGCCTTCGGGGCGGGGGCCTCGACCTTTGCCCCCGCCTTCGCCGCCGCCATGAGGGCCCTGCAGCCACCCAAAACCCTAGCCATGGTTCTCACTCACCCTTCACTCGAGTTCCAAACGACGCGAATAATACAGCAAGGCCAAGGGTTTCTTCTATATCCACCCTTCGTACAGCGAGGCGCCGATTTCACGGAACGACTTGAGATACGGAACCACAAACGGCGGTGGAGCACGACAGGTTCGAGTCACGAATTGCGCTGCACATAGCAGACGCACCGTTCCGACGCCGCGCGTTTTGCCTCCGCATGTATGCCGCGTCAGTCCATCGCGAGCGAAGTCGTACGTCAGGGAGCTTTCATCTACagactaataataataatgatcagcttaaaatatttgatgtttcaaGGACAATAATACTGAGCGAAATAGTATTTTATACGATCCATTATCATCCTTACACTTAGGATGCCATTAATATACTGATGCTGATAAAAGGTGTGACATAACATGATACACATATTATTATTGTATCTGTATATTTTGATCATTTAGCTATTGCTTTCCCTATAGTTTTTCAATTAGAGATCGACTTTGTTTTTACTTGGCCTGTGATCAGGATCAGCTTATGCTGGGTCACTTGGGCTGGCTACAAGAAGATGGAATCAGCTACAGGGATCTCCTGTGGAGTCCATCAATCTGCACCTGACGCATCGGATGCCAAGGAACAGTTGGGTATTGCCTCATGGACAATGATAGGTTGTTCTTTATCGGACTGTGTTATTTTTCGACAGAAAGCTCAGGTAAATGCACGATTATTCCTTCATAGAGAGTTGTACCATACAAGAAAAAAGTGGAAGGTCCAGTGGTTATTATTGATGCACCAAAACATTAATTGTGTGTGTGTGATGTGAACCGCTGAATTGTTATTAGTATATTGAAGCATGCTTGCTGAAAACTAGAAAGAGATGAAGAAGCATCTGAAACTAACCCACAAACAATCCAACTTGCATATTTGAGGAACCTTGGCAACAAAATGATGATCAGCATCACATTAAAAGGTGTTATCATCAAGAATCACAATTGTATTTAATATTAAATTCTTATCAAagcatataagacttgaaaaagaTTCATAAAGTAAGGAGAATGAAAACCACTTGATACAGGATGTATGTCTAAAAAGTAGGTTGAACCCACAGCTTGTGGATCAAAATCTAACATTTGGTTCTCCATATTCTTCTAACTTTGCAGAACATGTAAAAAAAAACACTCGAGTCCCATCGAATTTTGACTGATAAACCAATGCTAGGCTAAATATGTGGAATCCATACAAACAATGTGGTAAGGTATCCATAGATGAAGCATCACATAAGTGGCAGAAGAATCATGGAACTACATGGGAAGTGCATAAGATGCTTGCATTTCTGAATGTGATGAATACAACCTATTTCGCTCGCACAGAGAAGCAGGTtaagctcttcttcttcctcgacaaatactcactaaaaagaaacaaaaaatcttaCATACTCTGTTAGACACAGTGCAATCGGACCTAGTTATGCTTCATGAATAATATCTTCTATAGTATTCATGTGAAGCTTCTCTTAGCTCTACATCAAAATAGAAACCAATAATATGAAGTACTAGACAAAACTCTATAGGAACAGAAGTTCAAATTGTAGGCAGAGCACACCCGACATATAATGCCTAACAGATCACAGATCCAATTAACTCATACAACCTCATCTCCTTTGGTAGTAATCCTCAAGCAGATTCTATCCCCCACTCATCTATAAAGACCATTACTAAAAAGGATCATGATTCTCACCTTTTCAAAATGAATATGTAAGAGAAAATTTCATGTAATACTTGCAAAATAAATCCAATAAAAGATTGCAACTTCCATGTAACTATTAATCATGCAGTAAGTTCATTATTCACAATTGCAAACGATACATGACATTGGCATGCCACTACACAACATGGCACATGTGTATCAGTACTTGGTTTGGCATGTAAGGCCGTAATTTCTGGTTTGAAGTTCCAACTCATAAGCATAAGGGGTTTCCGCCCTGAAAGGGCAGTCGAGGTACTTGATGCCTTCAGCAAGCGTAGTATGAGGTAAAGCCAGTCTCTTCACTGCCATCTGTTGAATttcatgaaagcaagagcatgcgAGACGAGCTTACAAAAAGATATGGGGCTTATTAGCAGTCAAAGCTCTTTACCATGTTTACTTCCACTAAAACCAAAAATCAGAGTTTAAAGCCAAACTCCATTAATCATCGCACTTCCTTTTATTTTTCTGGATCTTGGATTTCTAAGCTAACACAGAAGAACTTTagcagaacaagattccagaaacAATCATAACATCCCAAATACCACTGCTataatattacctcatgcaacaaCTGATGTACTCACAGAATCATTTCGAGAAACAGAGCCTTCCATTAGAAATCCTTCTGGTACCCTTTTAGACAGTTTGCACCACAAACATAACATAGCTTCATCCTTACTCTTCCCAGTGTAATTTAGCTAACCAACAAAAATTGCTATCTCAGATACTTGGACATGACTATCTTATCAGGCATCAATCACGCAGATGTGATCTATAAACATAAAAACACAAGGCCTACAAAATAATTTCAGATTGTAACCAAAGTTTCCACACAGACAAGAACCAGTTTCAATGATaacatagattaaaaaaaatttgcaACTTTTCCATGGAAAATCTgcaaaagaacagaaaacaaggCAATAGAGGCATAAAAGTGGCTTCAGAAGAGTGATATATATAGGAATAACACAGGCATTATTAGTTTAAGCATCCCACTGATCACAACTTATTCACATGTCCTAACCTCTCTTCACCACACAAACATTATATTCGACTGCCATATCAAACATAGGAACACATGACGACCGATCCCTTTAAGTGCACACGGATAAGAACAGTCCGGAAGAGTCGATGATCTAGCGGATGATGATAGGTGTCATACTAATGGTAACTAGCAGCGGCAAAGCAAGGGCAAATAGAGGAACAAATTAGAAGCAGTATACCGACGATGGCAGGAAATTTGGGGGGGTGCTATTTCTTGTAGCTGCCGCGGACACCGGGGCGGGGCTTGGAGGTTTCGGGGACACAGGTGGCGTGGAGATTGACGAGCTTGGACTCGTCGAAGGGGATCTTGGGGTGGCGGGAGTCATGATGGATCTGCATGGACTTGACGTCGGGGGCGGTGATCTTGCACAGGGGACACTCGAGCTTCGCGTGGCCGCCCTTGTCCTGACCCGACCGATCCGACTGCCCCGCCTTGCCCCCGCCCCGGTTCGTCGTCGCCGCGTCGATCTTCCCGGCGATCTCTTTCGCCGTGTGCTTCTTCGGCTTCGCCTTCCCCGTCATGATGGTCGATCGGTCAGTCGCCGGCTCGCCGCTCCTCCTTCGCCCTGCGCTACTTACGATCGACCCAAGCAACGagcccccaaccctaaccctaatcctTATCTCGGACGAATGATGCCACCGCCGTCGGTTTCGATCAATCTGGTGCGAGAAAGACAGACCAAGGCAgacaaggtatatatatatatatatatacacacacatacatatatggagagaagagagagagcaaAGAAAAGGAAGATGAGACGAAACGTACGATTGATATGACGACCTAAGCTACGACTCAACGCCTCGCGCGAATCGGGGAGCGCTTTGCCAGCACCGTCCGTCGTTCGACAAGCGGTGACTCGAGTCGCGAATAAGAAGAGATGCCCCTCGTGGTGTGTCCGGTGAGGGCATCAAATGGATCGTCTCCAAGTGCTTGGTTTTGGTTGGTGTACTTTAAAGCGCGAGAAACGGGTGGGGGGAGGGGGCGAGACAATAGATGTCGGTTTTATGCTCACCAACTGTTTGTGTTTTTTCCTGTGTAGTTTATACATGCAGATGGCTGAAGCAGCAGCTTAAGCCATGGGAATATATTAATCGGATTTCTAATGACTATTATAATCGGATCAAATATTTTGCACacattcaaaatattaaaatgcTCGATATGCTCTTATTGTACAATGTATCTTCATCTTGGATAAAAATATTATTGGAGCATATCCATATATACGATGCATTCATAGCATAATATTATCCTTTATGCTTGATGCATTCATCTCGAATGAATCACCCTCTAGTCACTATAGCAACAACAGTCAAATTCTTATGGCAAATATTATGTTACGACAGATaattatctaaaataaataaataaaagagaggCAAATGATGTGATAATTATCCATAGCAAATCCGAAGTGACACATGGAGGCTTG
The DNA window shown above is from Musa acuminata AAA Group cultivar baxijiao chromosome BXJ2-4, Cavendish_Baxijiao_AAA, whole genome shotgun sequence and carries:
- the LOC135609588 gene encoding protein METHYLENE BLUE SENSITIVITY 1-like is translated as MTGKAKPKKHTAKEIAGKIDAATTNRGGGKAGQSDRSGQDKGGHAKLECPLCKITAPDVKSMQIHHDSRHPKIPFDESKLVNLHATCVPETSKPRPGVRGSYKK
- the LOC135609586 gene encoding uncharacterized protein LOC135609586, with the translated sequence MSLLPTPPHSTLTVTSTVPASTTSLAAPRPAVILPGLGNNTGDYKDLVSTLREVYGVPSVVTKVSRVDWLRNAAGLLDPNYWRGTLRPRPVLDWYLERVDEAVAEAKQLLADDGKISLIGHSAGGWLARLYLEEFGASNISLLLTLGSPHSAPPKGLPGVIDQTRGLLDYVDKNCAPAVYTPELKYICFAGRYIRGARLVGNSKDTSSNLNPVDEEPNDSELIKDNGNKKSLSATPNLRARFIGQGYKQVCGEADVWGDGVVPEVSAHLEGALNISLDGVYHSPVGSDDTTRPWYGSPSVLEKWAHHLLT
- the LOC135609587 gene encoding protein TRI1-like, which produces MARVLGGCRALMAAAKAGAKVEAPAPKAAGKATAGILKPLPVSRAMEKFVGASEISRTGAIKKIWDHIKLNQLQNPSNKREIQCDFKLKSIFDGRDKVGMLEISKLIAPHFLKPN